One segment of Theobroma cacao cultivar B97-61/B2 chromosome 9, Criollo_cocoa_genome_V2, whole genome shotgun sequence DNA contains the following:
- the LOC18590143 gene encoding 5-methyltetrahydropteroyltriglutamate--homocysteine methyltransferase, whose protein sequence is MSHVSLHSLAPFSSASLAKKLVSFPFPLLAPRSLALPTHSPPSYRRLTLRPFSLRAMASHIVGYPRMGPKRELKFALESFWDGKSSAEELQKVAADLRSSIWRQMSEAGIKYIPSNTFSYYDQMLDNTAMLGAVPPRYGWNGGEIGFDVYFSMARGNASVPAMEMTKWFDTNYHYIVPELGPDVKFSYASHKAVDEYKEAKALGVDTVPVLIGPVSYLLLSKPAKGVEKSFSLLSLIGKILPIYKEVVAELKAAGATWIQFDEPTLVLDLESHQLQAFTHAYSELESSLSGLNVLIETYFADVPVETYKKLTSLKGVTGFGFDLVRGTKTLDLIKSGFPSDKYLFAGVVDGRNIWANDLASSLSTLQALEGIVGKEKVVVSTSCSLLHTAVDLVNETKLDKELKSWLAFAAQKIVEVNALAKALVGQKDEAFFASNATAHASRKSSPRVTNEAVQKAAAALRGSDHRRATNVSARLDAQQKKLNLPILPTTTIGSFPQTMDLRRVRREYKAKKISETDYVNAIKEEINKVVKLQEVLDIDVLVHGEPERNDMVEYFGEQLSGFAFTVNGWVQSYGSRCVKPPIIFGDVSRPKAMTVFWSSMAQSMTKRPMKGMLTGPVTILNWSFVRNDQPRHETCYQIALAIKDEVEDLERAGITVIQIDEAALREGLPLRKSEQSFYLDWAVHSFRITNCGVKDTTQIHTHMCYSNFNDIIHSIINMDADVITIENSRSDEKLLSVFREGVKYGAGIGPGVYDIHSPRIPSTEEVADRINKMLAVLECNILWVNPDCGLKTRKYTEVQPALSNMVAAAKLIRTQLAGAN, encoded by the exons ATGAGCCACGTCTCTCTTCACTCCCTCGCGCCGTTCTCTTCTGCTTCTCTCGCCAAAAAACTAGTATCGTTTCCATTTCCTTTGCTTGCCCCTCGCTCTCTTGCTCTCCCAACACACTCCCCTCCTTCCTATCGCCGCCTCACTCTCCGTCCTTTCTCTCTTAG aGCAATGGCATCACACATTGTTGGTTACCCTCGGATGGGACCCAAGAGGGAGTTAAAGTTTGCATTGGAATCTTTCTGGGATGGTAAAAGCAGTGCCGAGGAATTGCAGAAGGTGGCGGCAGATCTCAGGTCATCCATCTGGAGGCAGATGTCTGAGGCTGGAATCAAGTATATCCCTAGCAACACATTTTCATACTATGATCAAATGTTGGACAACACAGCAATGCTTGGCGCAGTTCCTCCTAGATATGGTTGGAATGGTGGTGAGATTGGTTTTGATGTTTATTTCTCGATGGCTAGGGGTAATGCCTCTGTGCCTGCTATGGAAATGACTAAGTGGTTTGACACCAACTA TCACTACATTGTCCCGGAATTGGGACCAGATGTCAAGTTCTCCTATGCATCTCACAAGGCTGTTGATGAATACAAGGAGGCCAAAGCT CTCGGAGTTGACACTGTCCCTGTCCTTATAGGCCCTGTGTCTTACTTGTTGCTATCAAAACCAGCAAAGGGGGTGGAGAAAtccttctctcttctttccCTAATTGGCAAGATCCTTCCAATTTACAA GGAAGTTGTTGCTGAACTAAAGGCAGCTGGTGCAACCTGGATTCAGTTTGATGAGCCCACCCTCGTATTGGATCTTGAGTCGCATCAACTGCAAGCATTTACTCATGCCTACTCAGAGCTAGAATCATCTTTATCTGGCTTGAATGTTCTTATTGAAACTTACTTTGCTGATGTTCCCGTTGAGACATACAAAAAACTTACTTCATTAAAGGGTGTAACTGGGTTTGGATTTGATTTGGTTCGTGGAACAAAAACACTTGACTTGATAAAGAGTGGATTTCCTTCTGATAAGTACTTGTTTGCTGGAGTAGTTGATGGAAGAAACATCTGGGCTAATGATCTTGCCTCTTCACTTAGTACCCTGCAGGCTCTTGAGGGTATTGTTGGCAAAG AAAAAGTTGTGGTCTCTACATCATGCTCTCTTCTCCACACTGCGGTGGACCTTGTGAATGAAACTAAGTTGGACAAAGAGCTGAAGTCATGGCTTGCATTTGCAGCACAAAAAATTGTTGAAGTAaatgccttggccaaggcattGGTTGGGCAAAAGGATGAG GCATTTTTTGCTTCCAATGCTACAGCTCATGCTTCAAGAAAATCATCTCCTAGAGTGACAAATGAGGCTGTGCAGAAGGCT GCTGCTGCCTTGAGGGGTTCTGATCACCGTCGTGCCACAAATGTAAGTGCTAGGCTGGATGCCCAGCAGAAGAAGTTGAACCTTCCAATTCTTCCTACCACCACTATCGGATCTTTCCCTCAAACCATGGACCTTAGAAGAGTGCGTCGTGAGTACAAGGCTAAAAA GATCTCTGAAACTGATTATGTCAATGCCATCAAGGAGGAAATCAACAAAGTTGTCAAGCTCCAGGAAGTGCTTGACATTGATGTTTTGGTACATGGAGAGCCAGAG AGAAATGACATGGTTGAGTACTTCGGCGAGCAATTATCTGGTTTTGCCTTTACTGTGAATGGGTGGGTCCAGTCATATGGATCTCGTTGTGTCAAGCCTCCTATTATATTTGGTGATGTGAGCCGCCCCAAGGCCATGACTGTCTTTTGGTCTTCAATGGCTCAGAGTATGACTAAACGACCTATGAAAGGAATGCTTACTGGCCCGGTCACGATTCTGAACTGGTCCTTTGTGAGAAATGACCAGCCAAG GCATGAAACCTGCTACCAGATTGCCTTGGCCATTAAGGATGAGGTTGAAGATCTTGAGAGGGCTGGCATTACTGTTATCCAGATTGATGAAGCTGCTTTGAGAGAGGGTTTACCTCTGAGGAAATCTGAGCAGTCTTTCTATCTGGATTGGGCTGTTCACTCCTTTAGGATTACTAACTGCGGCGTCAAAGACACTACTCAG ATTCACACCCACATGTGCTACTCGAACTTCAATGACATCATTCACTCGATCATAAACATGGATGCTGATGTGATCACCATCGAGAACTCGAGATCAGATGAAAAGCTTCTATCTGTCTTCCGTGAGGGAGTCAAATATGGTGCCGGGATTGGTCCTGGTGTGTATGACATTCATTCCCCAAGGATCCCATCTACCGAAGAAGTTGCTGACCGTATCAACAAGATGCTTGCAGTCCTTGAGTGCAACATTCTGTGGGTCAATCCTGATTGTGGTCTCAAGACACGCAAGTACACTGAAGTCCAGCCTGCTCTTAGCAACATGGTTGCTGCTGCCAAGCTCATCCGTACCCAGTTGGCCGGTGCTAACTAA
- the LOC18590144 gene encoding calmodulin-7 — translation MADQLTDDQISEFKEAFSLFDKDGDGCITTKELGTVMRSLGQNPTEAELQDMINEVDADGNGTIDFPEFLNLMARKMKDTDSEEELKEAFRVFDKDQNGFISAAELRHVMTNLGEKLTDEEVDEMIREADVDGDGQINYEEFVKVMMAK, via the exons ATGGCCGATCAGCTTACCGACGACCAGATCTCTGAGTTCAAGGAGGCCTTTAGCCTCTTTGACAAGGACGGCGATG GTTGCATTACTACCAAGGAGCTGGGGACTGTGATGCGGTCTCTTGGGCAGAACCCTACTGAGGCAGAACTCCAAGACATGATCAATGAAGTTGATGCTGATGGAAATGGGACCATTGATTTTCCCGAATTCCTGAACCTGATGGCTAGGAAGATGAAGGATACTGATTCTGAGGAGGAACTTAAAGAAGCTTTCAGGGTGTTTGACAAGGACCAGAATGGTTTCATATCTGCTGCTGAGCTCCGCCATGTGATGACAAATCTTGGTGAGAAGCTTACAGATGAGGAGGTTGATGAGATGATCCGTGAGGCCGATGTTGATGGTGATGGGCAGATCAACTATGAGGAGTTTGTCAAAGTCATGATGGCAAAGTAA
- the LOC18590145 gene encoding double-stranded RNA-binding protein 1 produces MYKAKLQELCQQKRWALPRYTSMKDGPDHIPRFKASVFLNGMSFHSSTSCKSCKEAQNDAAKSAFLHFTSSSPAANPTPAQVVNIGFYKNLLQELTQREDFNTPEYKTMKCGVPHRPTFFSSVEVEGEVFYGKGEKSKKEAEINAAKVAYTTLTERLQGKCSGFCSPELFADEPLKSMFTSDLVTAVENEEHDEESLQGRSSEFYPRDLVADGPLTSMYSSDLATAVENEEHAEEMPEVKAGDNVFSNATTSSDNLSSCSKSVPVSAKESLLSTTSMHLDISALSISDSNMKKGPGSSSYLLNNRFRVYRCFPDIAFPKGITVLPISEDSWAAVSLEFPNEKDN; encoded by the exons ATGTACAAGGCGAAGTTGCAGGAGCTGTGCCAGCAAAAGCGATGGGCATTGCCAAGGTACACTTCCATGAAAGATGGCCCTGATCATATCCCTCGTTTCAAAGCCTCTGTTTTTCTCAACGGCATGTCGTTTCACTCTTCCACCTCCTGCAAATCCTGTAAAGAAGCCCAAAACGACGCTGCTAAGTCAGCTTTCCTTCACTTCACTTCTTCCTCCCCTGCTGCTAACCCAACTCCTGCCCAAGTG GTTAATATTGGATTTTACAAGAATCTGTTACAAGAGTTAACTCAGAGAGAAGACTTTAATACACCAGAGTATAAGACAATGAAATGTGGTGTGCCTCATAGGCCAACATTTTTTTCCAGTGTGGAAGTGGAAGGAGAGGTTTTCTATGGGAAAGGAGAGAAATCGAAGAAAGAAGCTGAGATAAACGCTGCTAAAGTTGCTTACACCACTCTAACGGAGC gCTTACAGGGAAAGTGCTCTGGGTTCTGTTCACCTGAACTCTTTGCAGATGAACCTCTTAAGTCTATGTTTACCTCAGACTTGGTTACTGCCGTAGAAAATGAAGAACATGATGAAGAAA GCTTACAGGGTAGGAGCTCTGAGTTCTATCCACGTGACCTCGTGGCAGATGGACCTCTCACATCTATGTATAGCTCAGACTTGGCTACTGCTGTAGAAAATGAAGAACATGCTGAAGAGA TGCCAGAAGTGAAAGCAGGAGACAATGTGTTCTCCAATGCCACAACCAGTTCTGACAACTTATCTTCTTGCTCTAAATCCGTGCCTGTCTCTGCCAAAGAAAGCTTGTTGTCTACTACATCAATGCATCTAGACATTTCTGCTCTATCAATTTCAGACTCAAATATGAAGAAGGGCCCAGGATCGAGTAGTTATTTACTTAACAACAGGTTCAGAGTTTATCGATGCTTTCCTGACATTGCATTTCCTAAAGGCATCACTGTCCTGCCTATCAGCGAGGACAGCTGGGCGGCTGTGAGCTTGGAATTCCCAAATGAAAAGGATAATTGA
- the LOC18590146 gene encoding inactive protein RESTRICTED TEV MOVEMENT 2, whose amino-acid sequence MDSKPKPVYEDFEVHTEWVNEASYDALVASVPGFKREQLKVQISSGGNLRISGERPIGDTKFSRFHKEIPIPSNWDQSKINAKVMDGMLQLKHPKLITSAEKQEEAKPSEEVPQSPEDVPHKQKNGPEQAVQESSPKATLENQTGEETNEAAKDVSEKAPNKEDMKDKKADIVAAANEANMTMDGTGIYQQLGIFKQVLDSLVLGLKNPSKVMNMALVAFLAVLLALFVRDGIRSLGNYYN is encoded by the exons ATGGATAGCAAGCCAAAGCCTGTTTATGAAGATTTTGAGGTACACACAGAATGGGTGAATGAAGCTTCCTATGACGCTTTAGTTGCCTCTGTCCCAG GCTTCAAGAGGGAGCAACTCAAAGTTCAAATATCCTCAGGGGGAAACTTGAGGATATCTGGAGAACGTCCAATTGGTGACACCAAATTCAGCCGTTTCCACAAGGAAATTCCTATTCCATCAAATTGGGACCAAAGTAAGATCAATGCAAAAGTCATGGATGGTATGCTTCAGCTCAAACACCCCAAATTGATCACTTCGGCCGAGAAGCAGGAAGAGGCAAAACCATCTGAGGAAGTGCCCCAAAGCCCCGAAGACGTGCCTCATAAACAAAAGAATGGTCCAGAACAAGCTGTTCAAGAATCTTCTCCCAAGGCCACCTTGGAAAATCAAACAGGTGAGGAGACAAATGAGGCAGCAAAGGATGTTTCAGAGAAGGCACCGAATAAAGAGGACATGAAAGACAAAAAGGCTGACATCGTTGCAGCTGCTAATGAAGCTAACATGACTATGGATGGCACTGGAATTTACCAGCAGCTAGGGATCTTTAAGCAAGTTCTTGACAGTTTGGTCTTGGGACTAAAGAATCCAAGCAAAGTGATGAACATGGCTTTGGTTGCTTTCTTGGCCGTGCTACTTGCACTTTTTGTTAGAGATGGGATCAGGTCTCTTGGGAATTACTACAACTAA
- the LOC18590147 gene encoding inactive protein RESTRICTED TEV MOVEMENT 2 — MDSKPGSVFEDIDVYTEWVHEAALDTLIAYLPGFRKEQLKVQLASSGNLRISGQRPIGDNKVIRFNKEIPIPSNCDQNNIRAHFVNGMLHVKLLKLIIPAEKQEEAKPAAEVLKSNQSPAPQPQSPAYVPQKQKNGSEQAADQQAPPKAPMEKQSGDQKKDGVAKEADNVSQKAPDKEKGMKDEKDTAKEDAQKPMENEKKGSDQEEKATSSEKLETLGDSVQDAARKENIEPKKCDGADIYQLGINYKQVLDGLVKELKDPRKMMNMVLAVLLVVVLAVYLRNAIRWFGNY, encoded by the exons ATGGATTCGAAGCCAGGGTCTGTTTTTGAAGATATCGACGTATACACTGAATGGGTGCATGAGGCTGCACTTGACACTTTGATCGCATATCTACCAG GATTTAGGAAGGAGCAACTCAAAGTTCAATTAGCCTCATCGGGAAACTTGAGGATATCTGGACAACGTCCGATTGGCGACAACAAAGTCATCCGTTTCAACAAGGAAATTCCTATTCCATCAAATTGTGACCAAAATAATATAAGAGCACATTTCGTGAATGGTATGCTCCATGTTAAACTACTCAAACTGATCATCCCAGCTGAGAAGCAGGAAGAAGCAAAACCAGCCGCAGAAGTTCTGAAATCTAATCAAAGCCCTGCTCCACAGCCTCAAAGTCCTGCATATGTGCCACAGAAACAAAAGAACGGTTCAGAACAGGCTGCTGATCAACAAGCTCCTCCCAAGGCCCCCATGGAAAAACAATCAGGTGATCAGAAGAAAGATGGGGTAGCAAAGGAGGCTGACAATGTTTCACAGAAGGCACCAGATAAAGAAAAGGgaatgaaagatgaaaaggaTACTGCTAAAGAAGACGCTCAAAAGCCTATGGAGAACGAGAAAAAAGGTTCGGATCAAGAGGAAAAGGCTACAAGTAGTGAAAAACTTGAAACGCTGGGTGATTCTGTCCAGGACGCTGCAAGAAAAGAGAACATAGAGCCAAAAAAGTGCGATGGGGCTGATATATACCAGCTAGGAATTAATTATAAGCAAGTTCTTGATGGTTTGGTCAAGGAGCTAAAGGACCCAAGGAAGATGATGAACATGGTTCTGGCTGTTTTATTGGTTGTGGTACTTGCAGTTTATCTCAGAAACGCGATCAGGTGGTTTGGGAATTACTAG
- the LOC18590148 gene encoding uncharacterized protein LOC18590148, translated as MAVETNFASLFGKLKVEDPWLPPRTWESIPSQSGPPPLPSSQAPISSSSSVSEASLVRLALNALQGVESSLISVEKLSAAFCSDPADRTFHQTPSLWNRSLSTHALGKILISIGRLGFLVFLLHKFVDYFKNMNLSGNSYSLGKSWENSQAADNQNHGGREVQEEEGPRYSLVNQAFSVAVGKVLEGYICALDTLYASVNLRRSAKSVEVSSCVSSGCLTSVVYSEITLLEVYLHTKELRTQIEALGNICNLHNLSLCFSESSFAELVYKATMEFHNFYRGGDLLSYLYTQLKVTDPAHCSLLKFLFLRSCEPYCEFIRSWIFKAEINDPYKEFVVEYIDTLQHYSFGKAGISIDFLVASIKERDGAAVPGFLKDVLIPLVRAGQQLQVLMKLLEMRKYVDPGDHTHSDFLPYWSGFAGSNPFYASSITFGKENIETLVLMRNSYYERMQEKLESFLTGLEFSYQQGILHCNGGGSLNTADSLTVDDKLVITSTQQSGSNVSLDDNDLDDSNTKDGSSHVADIFESSECSSMSSFEEQTESEQLIEQSNNSVWPKQNYFSALSFSVNPPIDSSLQQAFQNENSYHVESSSQEFSERTGHHGNFIGSESNGTMYDHISLHLESNWLCAEAECANILPYKGWPVDSARGNAFYIDGGCREDKRLHLSDSVIKMRKGNMQFFDKVMQHLGESIVSNNTSTVAASNKDQLLKDSTLGLFPLQQFKLTYNGSLLSKNPMLTKNVFCHLMSKCGDASSIDYQQTLPCFDFSSVDDPCKVCVERLDAGFTHKLSEDTSSSVTNGTSYQSGERGYGGDGLLVDNAKVSYAAPPLELKNQNQGVISTTASGGSYWECLLGSSSTPNSNGIGDVKLNTSSVFEIPLDFVIDKCLLQEILLQYNYVSKLTIKLLEEGFDLQEHLLALRRYHFMELADWADLFIMYLSHHKWCVTEVDRRLSEIQGLLELSVQRSSCERDHHKDRLYVYAKGHGMMPLSTSTIGVRSFDFLGLGYRVDWPVSIILTHGALKIYADIFNFLIQLKLAIFSLTDVWCSLKDVMHLIRQKRHSPLHEREVGHYNMLMKLRHQVNHFVSTLQQYVQSQLSHVSWCKLLHSFKHKVKDMMDLESVHMAYLIDSLHICFLSDETRSIASIIENILQCALDFRSCLTGALWNVGLAEDDLSDKLSRINISQVLTIKQKFDKNLKELHLLYIKSPKHGEFGLSCFWGYLNYNEFYSNGNEMGRYAFSI; from the exons ATGGCGGTGGAAACGAATTTCGCATCGTTGTTTGGGAAGCTTAAGGTAGAAGATCCATGGCTCCCTCCTCGAACTTGGGAATCCATTCCTTCTCAAAGCGGCCCGCCTCCTCTTCCCAGCTCTCAAGCTCCCATTTCCTCCTCTTCATCTGTCTCA GAGGCAAGTTTGGTGAGGTTGGCCCTGAATGCACTGCAAGGTGTAGAATCATCTCTTATTAGCGTAGAAAAGCTTTCTGCTGCCTTTTGTTCTGATCCTGCTGATAGGACttttcatcaaacacctaGTCTTTGGAACCGATCTTTGAGCACTCATGCTCTGGGGAAGATTCTCATATCCATAGGCCGCTTGGGTTTCTTAGTTTTCCTTCTCCATAAGTTTGTAGATTATTTCAAGAATATGAATCTCAGTGGAAATTCATATTCGTTAGGAAAGAGCTGGGAAAATTCTCAAGCAGCAGACAATCAAAATCATGGTGGCCGTGAAGTGCAAGAGGAAGAGGGTCCTCGATACAGTCTTGTTAATCAGGCATTCTCTGTTGCTGTAGGAAAGGTTTTGGAAGGGTACATTTGTGCACTGGACACATTATATGCATCTGTAAATTTAAGGCGTTCAGCAAAGAGTGTTGAAGTCTCTTCGTGTGTGTCTTCTGGCTGTCTTACAAGTGTAGTTTACTCTGAAATTACTCTGTTGGAGGTATACCTGCACACAAAGGAATTGAGGACTCAGATTGAAGCTCTTGGGAATATATGCAACCTGCATAATCTATCTCTTTGCTTCTCAGAATCTTCTTTTGCAGAATTAGTTTATAAAGCAACTATGGAATTTCATAACTTCTACAGAGGAGGTGATCTGCTTAGTTACTTGTACACACAGCTAAAG GTTACAGATCCTGCTCACTGTTCTTTACTCAAGTTTCTCTTTCTTCGATCATGTGAACCATACTGTGAATTTATAAGGTCATGGATATTTAAAGCTGAGATTAATGATCCTTATAAGGAGTTTGTAGTAGAATATATTGACACGTTACAACATTATTCCTTTGGTAAAGCTGGCATCTCAATTGACTTTCTGGTGGCAAGTATCAAG GAGCGGGATGGAGCTGCTGTTCCAGGTTTTCTGAAGGATGTTTTGATTCCACTTGTCAGGGCTGGTCAGCAGCTTCAAGTTCTAATGAAATTGCTTGAAATGCGTAAATATGTTGACCCTGGAGACCATACTCATTCAGATTTTCTTCCTTACTGGAGTGGTTTTGCGGGCAGCAATCCATTTTATGCATCTTCAATCACTTTCGgcaaagaaaatatagaaacCTTGGTTCTTATGAGGAATAGTTACTATGAGAGGATGCAGGAGAAACTTGAAAGCTTTCTGACAGGATTGGAATTCAGTTATCAGCAG GGCATTCTGCATTGTAATGGTGGAGGCAGCCTAAATACTGCAGATTCACTCACAGTGGATGACAAATTGGTTATTACTTCAACTCAACAAAGTGGCTCAAATGT GTCTCTTGACGATAATGATTTAGATGACTCTAATACAAAAGATGGGTCCTCTCATGTAGCTGACATCTTTGAGTCATCTGAGTGTTCATCAATGAGTAGTTTTGAAGAGCAAACTGAGTCCGAGCAGTTGATTGAACAATCTAATAATTCAGTTTGGCCtaaacaaaattatttctctGCACTAAGCTTTTCTGTCAATCCCCCAATTGATAGCTCATTGCAACAAGCTTTTCAGAATGAAAATTCTTACCACGTGGAAAGTAGTTCACAGGAATTTTCTGAAAGAACAGGTCATCATGGCAATTTTATAGGTTCTGAATCCAATGGGACAATGTATGACCACATATCTTTGCACCTTGAGTCAAACTGGTTGTGTGCAGAAGCTGAATGTGCAAATATTCTACCTTACAAGGGCTGGCCAGTTGACAGTGCAAGGGGTAATGCTTTTTATATTGATGGAGGCTGCAGGGAGGATAAAAGGTTACATCTGTCGGATTCTGTTATAAAGATGAGAAAAGGTAATATGCAATTTTTCGATAAAGTTATGCAACATTTGGGTGAGTCAATTGTTAGCAACAATACTTCAACAGTGGCTGCCTCAAACAAGGATCAACTTCTAAAGGACTCTACTTTGGGGTTATTTCCATTGCAACAGTTCAAGCTTACTTACAATGGCAGCCTTCTCAGCAAAAACCCAATGTTgacaaaaaatgttttttgtCACCTGATGAGCAAGTGCGGTGATGCAAGCAGCATAGACTACCAACAAACTTTACCTTgctttgacttttcttcagTGGATGACCCTTGTAAGGTTTGTGTCGAAAGACTAGATGCTGGGTTTACACATAAATTATCTGAGGACACCAGTTCTTCTGTGACGAATGGTACAAGTTATCAGTCTGGTGAACGAGGCTACGGAGGAGATGGTCTCTTGGTTGACAATGCAAAAGTTTCTTATGCTGCTCCACCTTTGGAGTTAAAGAACCAAAATCAAGGTGTAATTTCAACAACTGCTTCTGGTGGGAGTTATTGGGAGTGTTTGCTTGGTAGTTCTAGCACCCCTAATAGTAATGGGATTGGAGATGTCAAGCTGAATACATCTTCTGTGTTTGAGATACCACTTGATTTCGTTATTGACAAATGCTTACTGCAGGAAATCTTGCTTCA atataactatgtcagcaagttaaccATCAAGTTGCTTGAAGAAGGGTTTGATTTGCAAGAACATTTGCTAGCGCTACGACGATACCATTTCATGGAACTGGCAGACTGGGCAGATTTGTTTATTATGTACCTTTCCCATCAT AAATGGTGTGTTACAGAGGTGGATCGGAGACTCTCTGAAATTCAAGGACTCCTTGAGTTGTCAGTCCAGAGGTCATCTTGTGAAAGAGACCATCATAAAGATAGGTTATATGTGTATGCAAAAGGACATGGCATGATGCCTCTCTCAACTTCTACAATCG GTGTCCGTTCCTTCGACTTTTTAGGTCTGGGCTACCGAGTGGATTGGCCTGTCAGCATTATTTTGACTCATGGtgcattaaaaatatatgctGATATATTCAACTTTCTGATACAATTGAAGCTTGCTATTTTTTCATTGACTGATGTATGGTGCTCATTAAAG GATGTAATGCACTTGATCAGGCAAAAACGTCATTCCCCACTCCATGAACGTGAAGTGGGCCATTATAACATGTTAATGAAGTTGAG GCATCAGGTCAACCATTTTGTATCTACATTACAGCAATATGTACAGTCACAACTGTCACATGTATCATGGTGCAAGCTTCTTCACTCCTTTAAGCACAAG GTCAAGGATATGATGGATCTTGAGTCGGTGCATATGGCATATCTAATTGATTCACTACATAT ATGTTTTCTCTCTGATGAAACACGGTCTATAGCCAGCATCATAGAAAACATTTTGCAATGTGCCCTGGACTTCCGGTCTTGTCTCACTGGGGCTTTGTGGAATGTAGGACTTGCTGAAGATGATTTATCGGATAAACTTTCTAGGATAAATATATCCCAG GTTCTCACCATAAAGCAAAAGTTCGACAAAAATCTCAAAGAACTTCATCTACTCTACATCAAATCACCTAAACATGGGGAGTTTGGGCTTTCCTGTTTCTGGGGATATCTCAACTACAATGAATTCTACTCCAATGGAAATGAAATGGGCCGTTACGCTTTCTCAATCTAA